A window of Mus musculus strain C57BL/6J chromosome 3, GRCm38.p6 C57BL/6J genomic DNA:
acatgaCTCATGTGTGAAGGATAGTGCTTTCAGGGGTCATTTTACTCAATTTCCAGAGACCATAGAGCACTGCAGACATCAGGAAATGGTGCTAGGAAAGCCCCTGTAATTGCAACCAAGACTTAAAGTCTAGGTCTCTGTCTCGTTTCttcctactcttcctcctccttctttttcctctctcttctctctctttcctcccctcttcctcttcctttgccTCCACCCCCTTCTAAGTatttctgtcatttttaaaaactgtcttttGTAACAGTTTTTAAGGCTTTTGCAGGCCAGGTTGATGGGAGAAGAAAGCCTGTGTCACAGACCTGAGTGTCAGCAATATGGTACGGGAGGGGGAAAAATGCAGTTTCCATTGCAGAAGCAATTTTGACCAAACGGCCAGGCACCAAGCTCCTGAGAAATGTCTCTTAGAGCTTGAAAATGAAATGCCTGGGGAGCACTGTACCGGGCCAAGCCCAGCTCTATCTGAACATCTCATAAATGTCCCGACAAGCATAGCCTGACAGCGAAGAAAATGTAGGAGAACCAGTTCTGAAATGCAGTGAGACGGAATAAAGGAAAGCTCAGGCTCAGCTGCTCACGGAAGTTCACATGCACAAGCATCCTAAGCAAGGAGCGACTGTTCGGGCATATGTATGTACTGTTCGGGCGtatgtagaaatgtgtgtgtgcagaaaggAAGTAGGAAGGGGTGGGCCAGACTGAAAATACTGATGGTCCACATAGAACACTTTGAATGGCAGAGTAAGACTGATCAGACAACTCAAAGAAATATATTACATATGCAACATGCTTTTGTagactataataataataatatttatgaaaataatgCCAACCATTTACTCCATTGCTTGGCTTCTACTGGTCTACAGACTGTATCGATTGACATTGGTgttatgtttataaaaagataaagagaaggggggtatgttctatggaggtgtagtcaggtatgggggaagggggctCCTTGGTGGGCCCATGCTGGGGgcccatcccttccccctgagggaccagccacatgatggtatagtatagaatggagtttatttaggacatagggaggggagttaagagggtagtagaggcagagaaaggcaggagggggaggggaggggagggagatgagTAGAGGCTGAcaagagggaatggggagagagggggcaagagaaagcaagagagcaagagaggagcaagagagtgaggagggggcaagcagccccttttaagGTGGGGTAGGGCCTACCTTtcttgttgccaggtaactgtggggcagaactTTGACAATTGGTatgggagggatttttttttttaaaatatgacaatACTATTTTGAGTGGGGAGTGAACCTGGTGCAATCATGTTTAAGTGGTGAAGCGTCTCAGTTGGTCATTTAAAGTGTCATCGACACTAATGGATTAGGTTTGTAACTTTTACTTTGATGACATGTTACAGGTTCTCTTTCTGATCCTATAAACATACCATAGTACTTTTGGCATATGTCACACAGTAGAGGTTAGAAATGTTTTCAGGATggcttttattttgtaaatgttcACATTCACAGCAGAACTGTGGGTACACTGCTGAGTGTGGTTTTTCATCTGGCTGTTAAGAAAAGGGGGCAACAGAAACCACGTGGGACTGTGGTTAAATGTTTCAAGCAACAAAGCTATAGAAGACGTGGTCACACAGGACACTGCATCCTGCTCACCAACTCTGTGGGGTCCTCATTTTACTTCCTGAAGCAGTAACCATTCCCAAGTAACACTTTAAATGACCAACTGAGACGCTTTACTGGTTAAACATGATCGCACTGGGTGCACTCCCCAAAATAGTAttgtcacattaaaaaaaaaaaaccctatttaaACTATGAAGACTTGAAAACACATTGTCTTTTGTAGAGTCATATTTATGTTTCCCCCAGCAACAGAATAAGCTTTCATGGATTTCAGCGCACGAGCTTTGAAGTAAATGCCATCTCTTCAATACCAATAGTtacatttaataataattaacaatTTAATAATAGTAACACTGAAAGTTGGCTATATGTAAATCACTTTATTTCTATAAATTTTGCCACCTCACAGGTAGGGATTTGAAGTTTAAAGAGACGTAGATaagatctttcttcctttctttctttctttctttcttcctttctttctttctttttctttttaaaacaaatcctACAGTTAGTAAATAGCAGAGCCTATTCTTAAATTCAAATCTGCCACAAAGAAATCTTTTGATCTGAAAGTTTGTTTGAACATAGTTCTAATACTTTCCTGTAAGCAAAGGGGAAAATTATGGCTAAACACTGGTATAGTTTGGGTATAAAACTGGCTTTGGGTCATTGTCTTACTTGATCTTGGTATATGACTAAGATTCCTGGGCTAAAAATAGAAGCTAAAAGTACTTGTAAGGCCCCACAATATTCTGGACTAAGACTGGAGAAAGCTtttctgtgtgtgcctgctgaACTACCAAATCTGGATGCAAAGATCCTTTGTGCTAAAAATAAGTAGGAAAATCATGATTAAAGCCAAGTCAGTTGCTATTGCACgctagggtggtggtggtgcgcaGGACATGGTTTCTTTATAGATGGGTTCTTCTCTGCCATTGAACGTCTTTTTCAAAcaagctctgttttttttttttttttttttttttttttttttttttttttttttttttatttatttattcagactTCTCTGAGAACTGGAACAGAGCCAGAAAGCTCCAACCAGAGTGTTAGAAACATCTATAACTACTCTGGAACCTTCCAGCTAGAAGACAAGCTTTGAAGACAATGTGCCCCCACCTGGAGGATTGGGTGACTGAGATATTGATCTAAGAAGTTTATGTGCACAAAATGGATTTCCTATTACCTTAAATAATGGCAACTGTGTTTTTCAGCTGTTTCTAATACTGTTAGGAGGTCTTTGTTGGATATACTGTTTATAGTCCATGAAAGCTTTATTGCAATTCAATATCTGACTTATTAGAGAAACTAGGTAACACAAGCAAGTCCCCTTCTAGCCACCTGACAAATGAATTGACAATGTAACGATTTGCATAGCACTGAGAACAGGTGACCTCAAGCTCAGAGGTCtgtctgcttttgcctcctgagtgagtgcagggattaaagaggagcagggcagcattCAGCTGAGAATAGAGCTAGGAAGGACTCAGGGACTATGGgaggtgaagaaagaaaagaatgagatCTAGAACAGATCCTGTATTGTGTGTACTGATCTTCCCCTTGAGACTGAAGACTTTATATCTGCAGTTGCTAGCTGACAACCTCCAGTCCTCAGTCTgaagactgtttttttttccttgccaaaAAGCACTGCTTTCTGCCAGTGTGTGGCAGTGCTGAAGAGCCCTGATAGTTCTGGAGCACTCCCTAGTACTACCAAGGCCTGTTCCGATGGAAGCTTGATGCTCTGCTTGCTTCTTTTACAGCTCTCAGGCGCTGATCCCAGGGGCCTCCCTGATGTTCCCCCATGCTAATTTGTTCTGAGTCAACTTCCCAGGGAACTTGACCTAGAGTAAATACCATGGCAGCCCTACTCTTATTGTTTATTTGCACAGATTATCCCTGATGAATATGGTTTGATGTACTAGTTTTTAACTTTACAATGGTGTGAAACCAACACCATTTAGTataagatttttgattttgattttggtcAGTTCCCAGGCTCATGAAATGTGCCAATGAGCCGTCGCTCTCAAATCAGTTATAGGATCGTAAGTGTAAATACTTAACATTCTCTGTGCCAACTTGCTAAAGTGTAATATTCCAACAGATTAATGCATTTATGACCTGTGGAAGATATTTTCAATGCATATTGGAATTATCAGAACATAACCACAGTTTAGAAGCCTCTATATATGGAATATTCATGTAGGATTTTATTGAAAGCAATTCAAACTGGTTTCACACTTAAATGCTTTACCCAGTAAGGAAAATTATCATTATGTTATATATGGAAGACTACTTTATGGTTCATCTTTCAAACTAACATCAGGGgagtattgtttctttttctattagcctttgtatttattttgcatttataaACATATCCTTATGCCTTAGAGCAGAAATGTATTAGCTAATAGAATGAGTCATGACTATTTTTAATGTTCCTAACATACCTAAAATCAAGAATGTTCATTAATAAAAGTGACTGTAACAAACCAGAGAAAGGCTTTCAGTAGATGATCTATATTCAAAAGTAAGGGTAGCATTTTTACACATTACTCTATAgaagaataatttaatttaaattttcttaaggCAACTTATGATATTAATAAATTCACATATATagaattttcatttcttcatctaAAAAATCATGTTAAAATGCACGCTCATAACATGGGGGGGAAAGATTCACACTCATGTTAAGTCATTCTACACTCTAATGTTCAGGGAAATTTGAAAGAAATTTTGAACTAGTAAAGGTTAAATTAAGAGTTGTGCAAAGATAGCTCAGATTTGTTAAGCACATGAATGCCTGTTGTGGATCTGAGACCATTGCAGAATCTTCATTTACACAACAGCCAAAGCAACAGAAAGAATGCACACAACATGGATGTGAAGGGTGAGCGTGACCTTGGTTTTCCTACTTCTCAACTTAGAGGCCACACACATAGCTGCTGGGCTCTGTCTTTCTGCCCCAGCTACAGGGATGAGTAGATAAATTCTACTCTGCCTCAGGTGTGCTGTTGCTGTGGCAATTTCCAAACCCGATGTGGTACCAAGGACCTAAGGAGAAGCCCATGGTGCAGGGAGGCGGGAGAGATGCTGAGAATGCAAGGGTGGAAAAGAACGCTTGCTATTTCACATACAACATTTGGGCTACCTGGTAGAATGAAAGTTTAGTACCATTAGTAAAcctatttattataaaatattctttccAGAGAAATAGTtaatcaaccaaacatggcatcaaaaatattttttccctAAAAATGTGAATGTATGATAGCAAGGCTGTTTCTGTACACAAACAGCAACGGCAGTCAAGTGAAGAAACATTATTCGATGTACACATGCAACCACTCCCTTTATGCACAATCTCTATTTCTGGAACCAAAGAATTCTGATgtgtgttagcattccttctaggctcctccCAACAGGTAACCTGGCAAtaagccaggtaggcctggcttcctacaaaaggggctgtttggtctctctctcttactctctctcttttctctcccagacccttttctctctctctcccttcctctcccccctccccttcccatgtcctaaataaactctattctacactaaactgtcctgtggctggtacctcatagggaagggatacctcagcatgggcccactgaggaaCCCCTACacctcaccatacctggctctacaAAACATATCCTGATCTCTTTTTTAGAAAACACAACAATGTGCAACCAGCTgtaggtcttcattcttctttgttttccttctccGTGCCCAGGAAGGAATCCAGTGCTTTGACCGTGCATGGCAAACACACTACCATAGAGACGCAAGCCACCATCCATCCCCGTGCTTCTTTGTTAATGGAGGAGGTGAGAATGGGAATAAGTGAAGTCGACTTACTTGTTTGACAATTATTTTGAGAACCTATTACATGCCAGCTGTCTTGGTAGGCATTGGCAATGTAACTACACACACAATAGACATATTCTCTGTCCACGTGAAGCATACTGTCTAAGGGAAGAAACTGACATAGGCTGTGTTACATAAGCATGGTTGATGGATGTCTACACTTAAAAGGGAACCAAGCACACGTACACCCAAACTGTATTTAAAGTGGAAGTTTGATGATGTTTAAGTTGAGTACTCCATGTGGTTGTTGGCCAGTCTGGGCGGGGCAGGCATTGGAGCTAAAGAAGGTAAGGTACATGCCAAGTGCTAGAAGAAAGCGTGCCTCTTTCAAGAAACTGATAAAAGCGTTCAGTGTAGCTGAGTCTGGAGAGGGCAGTAGTATAGAAAGACGAGGTGTGGAAGACTAGATCATGAAAGGAGACATAACTATTACAGAGTGAGTGTAGGCTTTGCCATAACAGCGACAAGAAGCCAGTCAAAAGATTAAAATCAAGGAGATCAAAGTCATATTTTAGAGATTTTACTTAACTACAGAGTGGGCAATGAAGGTGGGGAGAGCGATTAGGATTCTCACGGGGAGAATCAGACTGTGAGCGATGCTGGGAAAGAAGAGACGTAGAAAGATTAAAGACATTattagaaacaaaacagggaGGACCCAGTAATTGGCTGGCTGTGGGCAGTGTGGGAGAGATAGGGGCTAAAGATCCGCCTTACCATTCCTCCTCCTCAGGAGTTGGGGAGAGGTTGTGCCCATGCTGAAGGGGAGGGCAATGCAAagagaagacaaagacaaagatgaggtcttttttgaaggtgcTGAATTTGAGGAAATttgtaagcaagcaagcaagcaagcaagcaagcaagcaagcaagcaagcaagcaagccaagcaagcaagcaagcaagcaagcaagcaagcaagcaagcaagcaagcaagcaagcaagccaagcaagcaagcaagcaagcaagcaagccaagcAGTTAAACTGAGGGATCTTCTAGCCTGCCCAGTGCGCTGTTAGTATGCAAATTGCAACAAACAGATGTGTGGAGGTAGAAACCAGGCTGCCAGTCTGACCCCTAAGTAACAGCTGTAGTTACAATAGACTAAATCCACCAGTAATGCCAAAGTTTTGACCTGTGTGTTGTTCTTTAATTTGTATGTTCTTCCTGACCAAGTATTTACTGGAGTTTTAACAGGTCTACAAGAataatctgatttttttcttttgttttcttcttaaggCCAAAAACTGATGATGAAAGTAGTTTCAATAATCAGTAATGAATAGACATTTGTGAAACAACTTAAATAGAAGCTATAAGCCAAAGATCTCTGAATTTCTCAATGCCTAGATTTGactatttttaagattataaattTCAACTGGTCTTAAGCCAAAACTTgtggctctctcttcctgatCTCCTGGCTTGTCCTTTATGGATTTGTAGCTCACTGTCAACCCAGAAAGATTTTCTCTCATCAAAGCGTTCGGTCTGGGTGGGTACGTAGGGGAGGTGGTTCTGGGTGGGTACGTGGGGGCACGCTGCACCTGCCTCTCTTGTTTCATAACATTCgttgtcttcttttctttgaaGACTGTGGTAGCCATGGAAATGTGGCCTGCAGGGTGGCTGATTGGGAATatgctgagggtttttttttttttttttcaacttgctctttagaaaaaaatagtcCTTCTTTGTGGTGCCAATTTTTATGATGTAAATATTCTCACCACAGCCAATTTAATCTACCAATGTGATGTCATCGAAGGCAGAAAAACATACAGTATAGGCTCTTGTGAGCCGGTTCATGTGGCTCCTGTGGACAAATGCACTCTGTTCTCACAAGAATGGCCCTTAACACAGGAAAATGAGCTGCACAAAGTACTGCTCAGTTCAAAGAGAACGGATCTGCTTGTGTGTGGCCAGGTTGGTTTTGGTTCCTGACTTTCTCTCTGAACCCAAGGCTGACAGTACTACCAGcagtctgatgacctgagcaCTCTGccacttttttatctttttacttaCATTTAAAACTGAAGTAACTGAGAGTCATTCTGAATCTATTTTTATACTATGAACCAAAGAAATTATTTTGCACTTTAAGATAACAGTACAATCTGCATTCTAATGTGTTTTCTATTCTAAGCAAAAACTTTGATGGCATACTACATTCATCCATAATGTATGTGGAGGCAAAGCCATCAAATGCACCCTGTTTTCTCCTCTAATATATATATCCATTGACaccagtgtgcacacacacagtgttgggCTATTACGTAATACACACTAAGACTTCTTTTAGAGCACTTGTGACAAGAAGCACGGGTAGAACCAGAGCTGCTATTATGTGCACTGCATCTTTTATTTTGCATTCCAAAAGGAAACTGGCTTTCCTGGTAGCACTAGGAAAGAATGTACTCATTAGCATTTTGTGCACATATGCAAAAGCTCATGGATTCTATTGGAACCTTGCAATCCTACTGTATACAAAGGAGACCTTTCTCCCAACTCCCGACACTGATACTCAGCTCGCAAAGGTAAACGCAAGAATATTGTAAACACAATAAAAACCCCATGATATAGTACAAACTTTGGTTTTTGAAAAGCCAAATGCAAAGGCCTATGTTTATGTACAATCTAGAGATGCACAATATAGTCTGTGCTCCTGAATTCTTGTTACTCTGTGCAGGATTTCAGAAAGCCAAGTTCAATGTTCTCACACTATTCTGCTTCAGAATTTCTTGCAGAATAGCGTTTAAAATTGCATGGGTAAGAACTTTACAAAATGGCCTAATAAACACGTTTTAACTAAGTTAACTAAGCAGGGTTTAGTTAACGCCCTGTCAAACAAAAATGTCTCACCACCTCACTTTTGTATTTAAATTTCTTTGTTCAAATTGACGACTCTTAAACAAAAGTGTAACCTTttaggttctttaagaaaatcaaaaatatcaaagtcatttttcattttcaaaatgtatttaaagaaatgCTTGTTTCAGTATAATAAAACCCCATACTATACATTAGAAACATGACTGGACAATTGGCTTTAATCCTAGAATATTACAAGTGGCTACTGAGTTCTAGATTTAAACATGTGATTTTATTCTGAAGTTTGTACTCTTCAATACAGAtatcaaagaaaaattatttgattttttttttaaatagatagaaATTACTCTTTTGGGAGGAAAACTCCATGCCATGACAGAAAATGCACTGTTTTACATCTCAGAGTAATTGTTTGAAAAGAACTATAAAATTATGAACTTTTGGGAAAGAAATGCACTGAAAATGTCTCTAGAAAAACACATGCAAGCGGCTAGGGACAGTATGGCAGACACTGCCAGGCACCCGGCCGGCCGTGGGACTCACAAAAAGAAATTAGCACCAGAATCATCTCTAACTTTACAATCCCAGGAAGGCCTGAGTACAACACATAAAAACTTACATTTAACCCAAAAACGttagcaacaataataaatatattattttcagtTTGAAGACACTAGCGTTCTCACCTTCGCAGCACGACAGCGGTACCATTTACTTTGTTTTGGACTACGCAGAGATAACAGAGACAAATATATTCCCAAAATGGGATTTTTCAACTGAGGTGCAGGTGGAAGAGTTTTCCAATTAAAACTTATTCTTAGCTACAGGTCTCTTTTCCTTTCAACATGTTTTTATTGTAACTTTACAAGAACTACACCATCTCACTGCAACCCCATGCCATGCTATTTGCCCTGTTGCTGTTTTGTGATATTCAGATTTGGCATGGGAAAGCAGTATCTAACAGTAGGTACAGATCACAGGAGTGAAAAAGAGTTTTAATAGGCTAATATAtagtcaaaaatatatatattcatccttGTTGTAACAAAGAGTTGAGTTTTAAAGAACActcatttataatttaaattacaaaatagcCAGTACACAATAGGAAATATGTCAAACTATTTTGGCTTTCAAAAAGCCCAAGTGTATATCAGTTACATACATGGCTATCAAATGTCTGGTGTTTTACTGCTGTACATAAATAATGACAAGGCAAAGAACGGCAACGAGTCCAAGGGCTTGCAGGCCCAGGAACCATAGCATAAGCCAAAAGAAAAGGACTACTACTGGTTCCACAATTCGTTCTCCAAAATACATCCTTGTGAAGCCCATGTTGAGGAGGTTTTTGTTCAGTTCACCAAAAAGTGTTCCCATCTTTTTGTAGTCATCTCCAATGGGTTCGCCAGAGTGGTTTTGTGGTTCTTCAATAtccttaaaaaaaagacaaaccaaGATATGGACataagaaacatgtaaatatctcTAATAACAATGATCTTACTATCTTCTCCAAATAACTGGGCACACACTTCTGGTAATTATTTCGTAAACACTTaataaagctgtccacaactcaTGAGTATGTAACGTCACATGGCAGAGGTAGTCTACAGATGCAAGTAAGGCCTTGACTCTGAGGAGGAGCCACCCCAACCTGCCTCACGGGCTGACCTAACACAGGAGCCTTTTTAATAGAGAGTTGGTAAGATGCTGCGTTTCTTGCTGGAAGATGAAGGGAGGAGCCATGAGCAGTGACTATAGGCAGCCTGCGAcacaggaggagaaaaaggacagGATAGTATCTCTGAAAGGAGCATTTCCTTGTGACCTGGAGTCCTGATCTCCAAGAATATAAGATAATAACTTTGTGTCCCAGAACAAATTCCCAGTGTTCAGTCAGTCAGTGGGATGTTCCTTTGGATTGGCCTCTGTCTACacttactatttatttttttgtgtagaCTTAGCAGTGACTATATCCCCAACTAGACCATCGGTCTGTAAGACACGGGTAGAGCTCATCCACCTCCACTCACTCCGCAGATCCTGGAATTGCACGGAGGCGCCTGTGTAAAGAACGATgtcctcctctacctcctgagagccTGGCTGCAGAGCCCCGTTCTGCGGCTCTCCTGTTTCCTGAAGCACAGGCTTCCTGGCCACTCTAGCCTGGCGTCTGTGAACTAAAGTCTCAACAGTCCCAGCTCAGCTGGCTGGAGAATGGCCGGTTACTGTTTTCAGCCATTGTTATCAAGCTTCTGCTAGCTATGAAGGCTGGTGTGGGGGCTTTTGCACAGCTTCCTGTCAAAACATTACTGAGACTGTAAATGCTTCCTGTTAATATCATCAGGGGCAAATAAAGTTTTGAAACAGGATTAATTCTATACAAGACCAAAAGTCCACTGAGAAGTCAGAGCTGCAGAAAATCTCCATGTATACTCAACTTTATTCAAAGTGTATTGTTACTGCCCTATCTTTCTACAATTTAGAACACTACGCTAGTTCCTAATGTTTCCAACCCACTTCTgtggttttaatatttatttcttcaaaggTTTATGTGTTGAGGTCATGGTATTTAGTATGATAGATATCAGGAAGTTAAAGCTTTCATAGGTTGAGCTTAGTAGGGAGGTTATGCCAACTGggagtttgttttaaaaattggttattaATTCTTTCACGAGAGTTGTTAGGAAAGGCTTGGACCTTGTTCCAACCAAACTTTGTCTGTATCCCTGTCCCACCACGCAACCACTGCTCCTGAGACTGCATTCTACCTTGAGGGAAGACAGCCATGGTAGAACATGAATCTGCCTCTATCAGTTCATTTTGATTTCTAGGATCCAAAACCATTAGCTAAATAAAACATGCTTTCTTTTTAGCCTGTCTCTGGTATTTCATGACAGTAATGGAAAACTGACTAATAGAATAATCCTTTGGAATTTTGCAAACATTTCTGAGTTCTGGCTCCTGTTAGATTCTAGCAATAGAAAGTCCAGAGAGACACCACGCAGAGGAATGGAGAAGGCGACCTGTTTGGGTTAACCTTGTGGTCATTAGCTCCCCATTCTCTTCTGTGCTCCATGACACCCAATAGCACATTAACACACGCACAGTTGCCCTTGTCTGATATTAAGCCATTTCCCTCCATAGCAGCATCTGAAGAATCTTTGATTTACTTTGCAATTGTTCTGGGTCCACGTCTTGATTTCTCTAGTGTTTAATAATGTTAATAgtgtttttggtttattttttaaagttatttttttaaaaaaagtttagaaTCAATTGTTTTCTATGGATTCGTTCATTGTACTTTGGGTAGTTCTTGAAGGgttctaaggtttttttttttttttcattctgtattTTGCGGGCTTAATATGAACAAAGCACCCAGATCAGATACAAtaggtatttattttaatgtCCTTGTAAAATGAACTAAGTCTATGGATGTGCCTGGGGTTTTCAGGAAAAGAATGGGTGTTGTAGCACTTAATTCCAGCAGGGAATTCGTTAACTGTGAGCCTCGATGCAGCAACAGCAAATAGAAGGACCCTGTAGGAGCTGCCTTGAGTTGCCACTGAGATGGCAAGGTCGTACAAGTAAATTTGGGCAAGTTGTAGTTATTGTAGCCGGAttctattaatatattatattatattacattatattatatattaggcataaatattacacatatacatatatataaatagaatatattacaaattcaatattttcaaacaaatataaagatatatttttttcaaatatatacacactGGAGAAAATAAGTACAATGAACAAAATAAGTATCAGCCAAATTTAATGAGTACTAAATTTTGCTACCTCACTACAGTATTGCTCAGTGTGGCCAACTAAAAGATTACTAGGAaaatgccccctcccccccaaaaaaacgtGTATTCACAAGTACAACTCTAGGAAAATATTAGATTCCTACAACGAACTGCAGTTCAAACAATTCAAGGAGGCCACCTACAAGCACAGGGAGGAAAAGGGCCATGTTGCTAAACTAGCCAGGTCTAGTGGGCCCCAGTCTGAGCTCTCTGCATCTATAGAGGAGTTTTGGGGAGGGCCCTCGTATATTTCTGAGGTGGTTACCTCCAGGGTAACTGTGATATCAGTAGCGCTATTAATGACGGAGCGGAAGTGGAGACACGGAGCACCTACTATGGACCAGGCATAGCAGCATCTGAAGAATCTTTGATTTACTTTGCAATTGTAAACACTATGCTACCTTGATTAACTTGTTAGAGGTGAGGAAGCTGCCACTCACGCTCAGCACAGACAGGTCCGTGGGCCACACCCTAGTCCCATACACAGCCAGTTCCTAATAGGTGCTGAATACCTCAGTTTTCAGATACATCTTATATATTTCATCTCTGAAAAACAAAGGCTAAGGTAGTTTGTTTTACAGAAGAACACTTTACTCATTAACAGAGCAAACTGAACATCAGTAGGATTCTTACTTTACATCTTTTCTCTCAGTTTTAAAGTAAGTTTATTAACCAGGAAAATTACTCAAGCTTATTTTCATCTTGTGCAAAAACTTAAGTGAGGTAAAGCTATCTGTAGACTTGTACAGTTTCATCGCTTATAGTGACTGGAATCCGcattaaaatgtcaaaagatagagaagacagaaaggaagacagaaagaaaaaggaccCCAAGCCTTCTATCCATCATGAAGCAAATCCTCCTGGCAGGACTGGAATAAGACTGTCTACTGCACACACGAACAGTAACCCGAAGCACAAGGGCAGATGGAGCTTTCCCTGCTCTGACATTAATCATCTGTGTCTCTGCCAgactttcttctttgtgtgtgagGCTCCAATGAAGACCATTTGTCAAACAGACAGCTCCTTTTAGGGTTACACAGGACTACTAGAGAGTGTTCTCAGCAAGGCACTGACAGCCCTTGTTTGTTCATGATTGAAGACATACAGAGAAATATAAGAGTGACCCAGCTGACTCAAAatccttttaaatgttttcttttatcacgtgtgagtgtgtgtgtgtgtgtgtgtgtgtgtgtgtgtgtagatgtgcatGAGTGATGCTTGTATTGGTATATACATGGTAGATGTATGGTGGTCAGAGAGTGATTTTGTGTAGCTGGTCCTCTCCGTTCACCTTTTtcagttctggggactgaacctatGGCACTAGGCTTATGTAACAGGCAGGGAGCTTTACtggttgagccatcttgctgccctCAAAATCCTTAATAGTAACAAATTAAaggtaaatttt
This region includes:
- the Fam241a gene encoding uncharacterized protein FAM241A: MCSARKLLRGGAGSAGGECDEDGAAPAGRVEEPEHGASPRRRRPQDEGEQDIEEPQNHSGEPIGDDYKKMGTLFGELNKNLLNMGFTRMYFGERIVEPVVVLFFWLMLWFLGLQALGLVAVLCLVIIYVQQ